A stretch of the Arthrobacter sp. PAMC 25486 genome encodes the following:
- the glgB gene encoding 1,4-alpha-glucan branching protein GlgB, whose translation MALKKIAPLAVTAGVLAQVSAGSYYAPHSVLGAHLVGDDFATVRTLRHLATAVMVITAAGEFPMVHEHGGIWVAVLPVDDPGHVPDYRLDVSYDDGVHRTDDPYRYLPTVGELDLHLIAEGRHETLWTVLGAHVQRYHSSMGEVSGVSFAVWVPAVQAVRVVGEFNGWDGRGHAMRSLGNSGIWELFIPDVAAGDRYKFEILTEQGRWLQKADPMAYGTEVPPLTASRVVESTYAFKDDEWMAKRAKTDPHNAPMSVYEVHLGSWRPELSYVELAKELVEYTKWLGFTHVELMPVAEHPFGGSWGYQVTSYYAPTSRFGHPDDFRYLVDSLHQAGIGVIVDWVPAHFPKDEWALANFNGGAQYEHSDPRLGEHPDWGTLIFDFGRNEVRNFLVANALYWFEEFHIDGLRVDAVASMLYLDYSRDEGAWSPNKFGGRENLEAISFLQEMNATAYRRNPGIVTIAEESTAFPGVTAPTSGGGLGFGIKWNMGWMHDSLTYMAEDPVNRGWHHNQITFSLVYAFTESFMLPISHDEVVHGKGSLLRKMPGDRWQQLANLRAYLAFQWAHPGKQLIFMGTEFGQEAEWSEQHGLDWWLTENPSHAAIQNLVKELNASYASTPALYELDNVPAGFTWLNGGDSENNVLSFVRWDQAGKPLVCVFNFAGVAYEGYRVGVPTGGLWEEVLNTDLAEFGGSDVRNVGDLPTQELSWDGQNAALTLRVPPLGALYLAPKNA comes from the coding sequence ATGGCACTGAAAAAGATTGCCCCTCTGGCAGTTACTGCGGGAGTTCTGGCACAGGTTTCTGCGGGCAGCTATTACGCGCCCCACTCCGTGCTGGGTGCGCACCTCGTAGGCGATGACTTTGCCACCGTTCGTACGCTGCGTCATTTGGCGACGGCAGTCATGGTGATCACGGCCGCTGGAGAATTTCCCATGGTTCATGAGCATGGCGGGATTTGGGTTGCGGTGCTGCCGGTGGATGATCCCGGGCACGTCCCGGACTACCGGCTGGATGTCAGCTATGACGACGGCGTGCACCGCACCGACGATCCCTACCGCTACCTGCCCACAGTCGGTGAATTGGACCTGCACCTGATTGCCGAGGGAAGGCACGAGACGCTGTGGACAGTTTTGGGTGCCCATGTCCAGCGCTACCACTCATCCATGGGCGAGGTCAGCGGGGTCAGCTTTGCCGTGTGGGTCCCTGCTGTACAGGCTGTTCGGGTTGTTGGCGAATTCAACGGCTGGGACGGACGCGGCCACGCCATGCGCAGCCTTGGCAACAGCGGAATTTGGGAACTGTTTATCCCTGATGTGGCCGCGGGGGATCGGTACAAATTTGAGATTCTCACGGAACAGGGCCGGTGGCTGCAGAAGGCCGACCCCATGGCGTATGGCACCGAAGTGCCGCCCTTGACGGCGTCGCGCGTTGTGGAATCCACCTATGCGTTCAAGGATGACGAGTGGATGGCCAAGCGGGCCAAGACTGATCCGCACAATGCCCCCATGAGCGTTTATGAAGTACATCTGGGGTCGTGGCGGCCCGAGCTGAGCTACGTGGAGCTGGCCAAGGAGCTGGTGGAATACACCAAGTGGCTCGGGTTTACGCACGTGGAGCTCATGCCGGTTGCCGAGCACCCCTTTGGCGGGTCGTGGGGCTATCAGGTGACGTCGTACTATGCTCCGACATCGCGGTTCGGCCACCCCGATGACTTCAGGTACCTCGTGGATTCCCTGCACCAGGCCGGCATCGGCGTCATTGTCGACTGGGTGCCGGCACACTTTCCCAAGGACGAATGGGCGCTCGCCAATTTCAACGGCGGCGCACAATATGAGCATTCGGACCCTCGATTGGGCGAACACCCGGACTGGGGAACGCTCATCTTTGACTTTGGCCGCAATGAAGTGCGGAATTTCCTCGTCGCCAACGCGCTGTACTGGTTCGAGGAATTCCACATTGATGGATTGCGTGTGGATGCTGTTGCTTCAATGCTGTACTTGGATTATTCACGCGATGAGGGTGCCTGGAGCCCCAATAAATTTGGCGGCCGCGAGAATCTGGAAGCTATCAGTTTCCTGCAGGAAATGAATGCGACGGCGTACCGGCGCAACCCCGGAATTGTCACTATCGCCGAAGAGTCCACGGCATTCCCCGGGGTAACGGCTCCCACCAGCGGCGGCGGGCTTGGCTTCGGCATTAAGTGGAACATGGGGTGGATGCACGACTCCCTGACCTATATGGCAGAAGACCCGGTCAACCGAGGTTGGCACCACAACCAAATTACGTTCTCCCTGGTCTACGCCTTTACTGAGAGCTTCATGCTGCCCATCAGCCATGACGAAGTGGTGCACGGCAAGGGGTCGCTCCTTCGCAAAATGCCAGGCGACAGGTGGCAGCAGCTGGCGAACCTGCGTGCCTACTTGGCATTCCAGTGGGCCCACCCAGGCAAGCAGCTGATTTTCATGGGAACCGAGTTTGGCCAGGAAGCCGAGTGGAGTGAGCAGCACGGCCTTGATTGGTGGCTAACGGAGAACCCGTCCCATGCTGCGATCCAGAACCTGGTCAAGGAACTCAACGCCAGCTATGCCAGCACCCCCGCCCTTTATGAACTGGACAATGTTCCCGCCGGCTTTACCTGGCTAAATGGTGGAGACTCGGAGAACAACGTGCTCTCCTTTGTTCGGTGGGACCAGGCAGGCAAACCCTTGGTGTGTGTTTTCAACTTTGCCGGCGTCGCATATGAGGGTTACCGGGTCGGGGTGCCGACCGGCGGGCTGTGGGAAGAAGTCCTTAATACCGACCTGGCGGAATTTGGTGGCTCTGATGTGCGCAACGTCGGGGACCTGCCTACGCAGGAGCTGTCATGGGATGGCCAGAATGCAGCGCTGACCTTGCGTGTGCCACCTCTGGGCGCGCTCTATCTGGCCCCAAAAAACGCCTAG
- a CDS encoding glycoside hydrolase family 13 protein, translating to MAVNQPHHDGSVLHVGSTTAALGERCRLRLRVPQDWGTATKVWVRSVQDAEPRYDEAAVIGTADGWVWWEASMLHINPVALYRFVIEVPGSAEAGTEADGPSYWHLNNAGLHNRDTSDYNDFRVTTAKAAPQWSRDAVMYQVFPDRFARSAQAADRPTPEWGVACDWDTPVQGSGPDVARQFYGGDLDGVTEKLDELAALGADIVYLTPFFPARSNHRYDASTFHEVDPLLGGDEALVRLVEAAHKRGMKVMGDLTSNHTGDAHEWFKRAQADPDSVEAGFFYFNTDHTDYESWWGVQSLPKLNWASEALREAFVTGEDSVVAHWLKPPFNLDGWRIDVGNMTGRLGAQDINKDVAALIQQRILEINPDALLLGEETSDAGADVDGFGWQGAMTYSNFTRPLWQWLGDPKASVDFFGTPLPGPPKVAADVVLATHRDLSSAFSWPVRNATMNALNTHDTARAASVMIPGGPVVAAALSMLLPGIAVIFAGDEFGLEGWNGEASRTPIPWDEPARVVTDLRPTYAALTALRHGSPAIHGGMRWLMADGDVLAFVRESAEETLLVIATRAPAQFSLADLGLADGALSADPAFRVGSVASTTTELTLDGPGVFVWRLPGVTAPAW from the coding sequence ATGGCAGTCAATCAACCGCATCACGATGGTTCAGTTCTTCATGTTGGAAGCACGACGGCGGCACTCGGCGAACGCTGCAGGCTGCGGTTGCGCGTGCCTCAAGACTGGGGGACCGCCACGAAGGTTTGGGTGCGCAGCGTGCAGGATGCCGAGCCGCGCTACGACGAGGCAGCCGTAATTGGTACCGCGGACGGCTGGGTGTGGTGGGAGGCGAGCATGCTCCACATCAACCCGGTGGCGCTGTACAGGTTTGTCATCGAGGTGCCCGGCAGCGCCGAAGCCGGCACCGAGGCGGATGGGCCCAGCTATTGGCACCTGAACAACGCCGGCCTGCACAATCGCGACACCTCCGACTACAACGACTTCCGGGTCACCACGGCCAAGGCGGCGCCGCAGTGGTCCCGTGACGCGGTCATGTACCAGGTGTTCCCCGACCGGTTTGCCCGCTCGGCGCAGGCTGCCGATCGACCCACCCCAGAATGGGGAGTGGCCTGCGACTGGGACACCCCGGTGCAGGGCAGCGGCCCGGACGTGGCCCGCCAGTTCTACGGCGGGGACCTGGACGGCGTCACCGAAAAACTGGACGAACTGGCGGCCTTGGGTGCGGACATTGTCTACCTGACCCCCTTCTTCCCCGCCCGCTCCAACCACCGCTATGACGCCTCGACGTTCCACGAGGTGGATCCGTTGCTGGGCGGCGACGAGGCGCTGGTCCGGCTGGTTGAGGCGGCCCACAAACGCGGCATGAAGGTCATGGGCGACCTCACCTCCAACCACACCGGCGACGCCCACGAGTGGTTCAAGCGCGCCCAGGCTGATCCAGATTCCGTCGAGGCCGGCTTCTTCTACTTCAACACGGACCATACGGACTATGAGTCCTGGTGGGGTGTGCAGTCGCTGCCGAAGCTGAACTGGGCGTCCGAGGCGTTGCGGGAGGCTTTTGTCACCGGCGAGGATTCCGTGGTGGCGCATTGGCTCAAGCCCCCGTTCAACCTTGACGGTTGGCGGATCGATGTCGGCAACATGACGGGGCGGCTCGGCGCGCAGGACATCAACAAAGACGTCGCCGCGCTCATCCAGCAGCGCATTCTTGAGATCAACCCGGATGCGCTGCTACTGGGCGAGGAGACCTCGGACGCCGGTGCCGACGTGGACGGTTTTGGTTGGCAGGGCGCCATGACGTACTCAAACTTCACGCGGCCCTTGTGGCAGTGGCTGGGCGATCCGAAGGCGTCTGTCGACTTTTTCGGCACCCCGCTGCCGGGACCGCCCAAGGTGGCGGCCGACGTCGTGCTTGCCACCCATCGCGATCTCTCCAGCGCCTTCAGCTGGCCTGTGCGCAACGCGACCATGAACGCCCTGAATACCCACGACACGGCGCGCGCAGCCAGCGTCATGATTCCCGGCGGTCCCGTGGTGGCGGCGGCGCTGTCCATGCTGTTGCCGGGCATTGCCGTTATTTTTGCCGGCGACGAGTTTGGGCTGGAGGGCTGGAACGGTGAGGCGTCGCGCACGCCGATCCCGTGGGATGAGCCAGCCCGGGTGGTCACGGACCTGCGCCCCACCTACGCGGCCCTGACCGCGCTGCGCCACGGGAGCCCGGCCATTCACGGCGGTATGCGCTGGCTGATGGCCGACGGCGATGTGCTGGCTTTTGTGCGCGAGTCCGCCGAGGAGACTCTGCTGGTTATTGCCACGCGGGCGCCAGCCCAGTTTTCGCTGGCGGACCTGGGCCTGGCGGACGGCGCGCTGTCGGCGGATCCCGCCTTCCGCGTTGGATCCGTTGCCAGTACGACGACGGAGCTCACCCTGGACGGTCCCGGCGTCTTTGTATGGCGCCTGCCTGGGGTGACGGCTCCCGCCTGGTAG
- a CDS encoding FAD-binding oxidoreductase: protein MALLRQDLRVDQISVAGADLQTFAIDQGPVTDYQLPLAVVWAESVAQVQTVVRAAAAHNVPLVTRGAGTGVSGGAHATAGSVVLNLTRMNQILEINPADEIARVEPGVINGDLNTAVAEHGLMFAPDPASFKISTIGGNIATNAGGLRCAKYGVTRDAVLSLDVVLADGSLIHTGHRTFKGVAGYDLTSLFVGSEGTLGIVVGATVRLKYLPTIVRTLAVFFPSVQQAAAGVLALGAARVQPCILELLDGPSLKELDRRNGSTLSQRGTALLLIQFDGLAAAAEEAVAAVELEKLGGTVSREDPAEAQRLVDLRRNNRGLDVDAENRVGEDVAVPRSQLVHYITALEEMAVRHGVDLAVIAHAGDGNLHPTFSVPTFEPAGIAALNAALDESIDKALELGGTITGEHGVGQYKLRWLPLEQAEPVLQIQRNIKALFDPQGILNPGKAIPSAI, encoded by the coding sequence ATGGCGTTGTTGAGGCAAGACCTGCGGGTTGACCAGATCAGCGTTGCTGGCGCGGATTTGCAGACCTTTGCCATCGACCAGGGGCCCGTGACTGACTATCAGTTGCCGTTGGCTGTGGTGTGGGCTGAATCGGTGGCTCAGGTACAGACTGTGGTGCGTGCTGCCGCAGCGCACAATGTTCCGCTCGTGACACGCGGGGCCGGCACCGGAGTCTCGGGCGGTGCACATGCGACCGCCGGTTCCGTGGTCCTTAATTTAACTCGTATGAACCAAATCCTTGAGATCAACCCTGCCGATGAGATTGCACGGGTGGAACCCGGCGTCATCAACGGAGACCTCAACACGGCCGTGGCCGAACACGGTCTGATGTTCGCCCCGGATCCGGCCAGTTTCAAGATCTCCACCATTGGTGGCAATATCGCCACGAACGCCGGTGGGCTGCGCTGTGCCAAGTACGGCGTCACCCGTGACGCGGTGTTGTCGCTGGATGTGGTGTTGGCCGACGGCTCGTTGATCCACACGGGGCACAGGACGTTCAAGGGCGTGGCCGGGTACGACCTCACCAGCTTGTTCGTGGGTTCCGAAGGGACGCTCGGCATTGTTGTCGGGGCCACGGTGCGGTTGAAGTACCTGCCCACGATCGTGCGCACCCTGGCAGTCTTCTTCCCCTCCGTGCAGCAGGCGGCCGCCGGCGTGCTCGCGCTGGGGGCTGCCCGGGTGCAGCCGTGCATTCTTGAACTGCTGGACGGGCCGTCACTGAAGGAATTGGACCGCCGCAACGGCAGCACCCTCTCCCAGCGGGGAACGGCACTGCTGCTGATCCAGTTTGACGGGTTGGCGGCCGCAGCGGAGGAGGCGGTGGCCGCCGTCGAACTTGAAAAGCTGGGCGGCACGGTCAGCCGCGAGGATCCCGCCGAGGCGCAGCGGCTCGTTGACCTGCGGCGCAACAACCGCGGCCTGGACGTCGACGCCGAAAACCGGGTGGGGGAGGACGTCGCCGTGCCCCGTTCCCAGCTGGTTCACTACATCACCGCGCTTGAGGAGATGGCTGTGCGGCACGGTGTGGACCTGGCGGTCATCGCGCACGCCGGCGATGGCAACCTGCACCCCACTTTCTCCGTGCCGACGTTTGAGCCGGCCGGCATCGCAGCCCTGAACGCCGCGCTGGATGAATCCATCGACAAGGCGCTCGAGCTCGGCGGCACCATCACTGGCGAACACGGCGTCGGCCAGTACAAGCTGCGCTGGCTGCCGCTGGAACAAGCCGAGCCGGTGCT